The segment AATATTTCGGCTTTATCTTTCAACGCTATCATCTGCTGTCGGATTTAAGCGCGCTTGGCAATGTCGAAGTCCCGTCGATCTATGCCGGGTTTGATGCCGAAACACGGCGTGACCGGGCAATGGATATCTTGACCCGTGTCGGGCTTGGCGACCGCATTCATCACCGCCCCAGCCAGCTTTCCGGCGGGCAGCAGCAACGTGTCAGTATTGCGCGCGCCCTGATGAATGGCGGCGACGTCATTCTGGCCGATGAACCAACCGGTGCACTCGATAGCCAAAGCGGTGCACAGACGCTTGAACTGCTGCGCAACCTGCATCGCGATGGCCATACGGTCATTCTGGTCACCCATGATCATGATGTTGCCGCCCATGCCGAACGCATCATTGAAATCCGTGACGGCGAAATCATCCGTGATGAACGCCAGACGCAGGCCTTCATACAATCCGGTCCCCGTAAAAAGGTCGAAAACCATACCCATCGGTCATCACGCATTCGGGCCGAAATCGACCGGTTTACCGAAGCATTCAAAATGGCGCTGGTGGCGATGAATGCTCACCGGTTGCGGACCTTTCTGACGATGCTGGGCATCATTATCGGGATCGCATCGGTGGTGTCGGTCGTAGCCCTTGGCCAAGGATCGCAGGATCGCATCCTTGCCGATATCAGTTCAATCGCGACCAATACGATTGATGTCAATCGCGGCAAGGATTTTGGTGATCGCGATGCCAGTCAGATCAGGACATTGACTGCGGCCGATGCAGATGTGCTGTCGACCCAGTACTATGTCGACAGCGTCACCCCCCGTGTTTCAAGCACCGTCACCCTGCGGTATGGCAATATTGAAGTGGATGCCACTGTCGCCGGTGTCGGTACCGATTATTATCGGGTGCGCGGCTATGAAATGGCCGATGGCATCTGGTTTAACAGCCTTGCCGTCGACAAACGCAGCCAGGATGCGGTCATTGACGACAATACGCGCGAAAAGCTGTTTCCCAATGGCGAAGACCCGCTGGGGCAGGTGATTTTCCTTGGCACTGTCCCGGTACGCATCATTGGTGTCACCGCGCCAAAGGACAGCACATTTGGCAATAATGACAGCCTGAACATCTGGGTTCCCTACACCACCGCACTGACCCGAATTCTCGGCCAGAATTACCTAAGCAGCATCACCGTCCGTATTGATGACGCAGTCCAAACCGCATTGGCGCAACAGAACATCGAAACCCTTCTGACCCAACGGCACGGGGTGAAAGACTTTTTCACGATCAATACCGACACCATCCGTGAAACCATCGAAAAGACCACCAGCACCATGACGCTTCTGATTTCGTCGATTGCTGTGATTTCCCTGATTGTTGGTGGCATTGGCGTGATGAATATCATGCTGGTGTCGGTTACCGAACGCACCGGTGAAATCGGGGTACGGATGGCGGTCGGCGCACGTCAAAGCGACATTCTTCGACAATTCCTGATCGAGGCGGTTCTGGTCTGTATCCTTGGCGGGGCGCTTGGCGTTCTGACAGCCCTTGGCATCGGGGTTCTGTTCGATGCGATGGGAAGCTCGTTTTCAATGGTCTATTCGACAACCTCGATTGTCGCGGCTTTTGCCTGCGCCACATTGATCGGAATTTCATTCGGCTTTCTGCCTGCCCGCAATGCCGCCCGGCTTGATCCGGTCGACGCCCTGTCGCGCGATTGACGGAGAATACAAAAATGATCACACGGATTTTAAAAACCGGGACCATCCTGTCGATGATTGCACTCGCAGGATGCAGCAGCCTGACCGAAACCCGATATTCCCGTCCGGATATTGCGGCGGAAAACAGCTGGAACGGATCTGCCACCACATCGGACAACAGCCGCGCATCCGACATCGCCGCCACGCAAGACTGGTGGCAAAATTTCGGCGATGACCAGCTTGACGCACTTATCGCCCGAGCACTTGAACGCAATAACGATCTCGCTGCCGCCACCATCAAGGTTCGCAAGGCACAACTGACTGCGGGCCTCGCCGAAGATGACCTGTATCCAGATTTTTCCGGTGGTGCGGATGCGTCGGTTTCGCGCGATCTGGACGAGGATAACGGCAGCACGCGAAGCTTTGGCACCAATGCCGGAATCAGTTACGAACTCGATCTTTGGGGCAAGCTTGGCCATGATTACGACGCCGCCCGCTGGGAAGCACTGGCGACCCTTGAAGATCGTGAAAGCACGGCATTATCGCTGATCGGCACCACCGCCACCCTTTATTGGCAGGCTGTCTATTATCAGCAGCGACTAGATATTGCACAGGCCAGCATCGATTATGCTCAGCAAACCCTTGATCTGGTGGATGTTCAGTATGCGTCCGGTTCGACATCATCGCTGGAACTGTTCGAAGCCCGCCAGAACCTTGAAAGCCAGTTGGCCGATTATACCCAGATCGAACAAAGTCTGACTGAAACCAAAAACGCCCTATCGATCCTGTTTGACCGCCCACCGGGCGATATTGCAATCCCGCGCGCAACATTGCCATCAGATGCCCTGCCCGATGTGGCCGCTGGATTACCATCCGAATTGCTGTCGCGCCGGCCCGATGTTCGGGCGGCGGAATTGCGCCTGAAGGAAAGCGTTTCGGATTTGAATTCGGTCAAAACCAGCTTGCTGCCAACCCTGACCCTGACAGGCGATCTGGGCACCAGCAGCGATCAGTTGCGCAACCTTTTGCAAAATCCAATCGGCACGCTGGGCGCAAGCCTTGCCCTGCCGTTCCTGAACTGGAACGAGGGGCAGCTCAACATCAAGGTATCCGAGGCCGAATATGAACAAGCCGTCGCCGAATTCCGTCAGACAGCCTACGAAGCTATGAGCGACGTTGAAAACGCTCTTTCGGCCCGCACACAGTATGATCGTCGTGCCGCCCGGCTTGAAGCCGCGCTTGACGCCGCACGCAATGCCGAACGGATTTATGAAACCCGTTTCCGATCAGGGGCAGTCGCCATGCAGGATTGGCTGGACGCACAGGAAACCAGACGCACGGCCGAAGAATCCGTTCTGGCCAACCAGCTTGATCGCATTACCAATCTGATCACGCTCTATCAGGCACTGGGCGGCGACGCCACCCCGGCCAATGCCCAAACCAGCCCGGCACCGGATACCTCAGCCGCCTGATACCAACCACCAGACAGGGAAACGATGATGCGTTTTGAAAATCTTTCGCACCATATAGGTCATGTCCTGGTCCTTTTCGGGGCAGGATTATGCGCAACCGCAATCCTGCTTGGCGAAAGCCGGGCGGCACAGGATCGCAAGTATGACACTGGATTTGATCGTCAGGCGAGTATCAGTTTCGCCACGGATTGACCGCACGGCGGTCCACCACACCGGGCACAATCCCGCGTGCCGCGTTCGATACATGATCCATCACGTTACTGGCCGCGATATCGTATTGACGGGCGACCATGCGTTTTTGCCGTTCGGCAAATAACGGTGCACGATCCGCCAGATCAATAGGGCTTCCGGCGGTTTCGGTCCCGGCAAGGAACGCGTCACGATCAAGCCAATCAAGCATATTTTTCGTCAGATCAAGGCGCAGCACATCGCCATCGCGCAAATGACCGATACCACCGCCAGAAAATGCTTCCGGGACCATATGACCAATACAGGCCCCCTTGGTCACGCCCGAATAACGGCCATCGGTAATCAGCATACTGGATGCTTCAAGGATGCGATGATGGCGAAGGTTCTGGGACGGCGAAAACATTTCCGGCATGCCATAGGCTTCCGGCCCCTGCCCGCCAATGACAAAGGCAAAGGACAAATGCCCCTGTGCCAGCATGTCCTTGGGCGCATCCATATCAACCCGGTTGCCCCCATTGCGGCGGACCACGGCAGCAATCAGGTCTTCGTCCACACCATCGGTTTCAATCAAACGCGTCACCAGATCGGGCGACGCAAAATCGGCGTTGCAGACATGCTCGTTTTCGTAATAGCGCACGATGAAAACGTGATTGTCGAAATGTTCGATCAGATGGTCGCTCATACCCGATGTCTTGACCGCACAATTTTCAAAGAAACTGCCGGTCAGAACATCAACACCGGACCGCTTGCGCACCGGTGTTGCCCGAATAACCGACTTATCGCCCAGCGACAGATCAACGGGTTTTTCAAGATCGGCAATCCGTTCGCCCCATGTTTTGCCAAGCACGGTTGGCGCATCCAAATCCATCGCCACACCTAGATCGGCAAGCACCCGATAAATGCTTTCCATGCCGCGGTTTTTGCCTTCGGCCATTTGCTGCGCCAGAACAAAGGTATCGCGGTTTTCGGTCAGACTATGGGCGAAGATTTCCGGCACCGGCGTTTTAAGACGCACATCCTGATAATCATCAATCGTCACATCAAACCCGGCATAGCGCATCATGAAGGGCAAATGCAGCAGCATGTTGCTGCTTGAACCCGTGGCATTATGAATGCGGACGAAATTGGCAAAGTTGCGTTTCAACAGATTGCTGATCGCATATTCGGCTTTGTTAAAGACACCAAACAGCGCATCAATCCCGGCCGCCACTGCCGCATAGGGCGGCACATCGGTCAGCAACTCCAGTTCCGGCGGCGTCAGGCCAAAGGCTGCCAGCATCGTCCGCGATGAATTGCCCGTACCGTTAAAGGCGCAAATTCCCCCCTTGGAATCACAGGTCGCCCCGGCAAGCTCATCAAGAACCCGGCGTTCCATCTTGCCATCGATAATGCCCAGCAACCGCGCCCGGTCCAGCAACCCGGCAAAGGCTTCATCCGATGTGCATTGCAGGATATAGCGCATGTTTTCACGAATATCGCCGCCGAGGTCATCATGCCCGGCACGATCCGCGTCATCAGCAATTTTATCAAGCAACCGACGGGTGCCGTCGGGAATTTCCCCGCCCTTCAGCACGTGGGACGGGGCAAATACCGCCCAAACCGGGGCCTGATCGCCGCGATATTTCCGCGCCTGATCGGCCGCCGCCAAACCGGCCACAACGGCGGCGGGTGATTTGTCGCACCCGGCAATCACATAGGCCGCATGATAACTGTGACCTTCAAAGGTAATGTTCACGGCGGCCGCCGTATGGTTGCGTGACGCAAGCGAATAACTTTGGCCGATATTGTTTTGCGCCGTGCCATCGCAGATTACCGGTACATGAAACAGGAACGGCACCCCGCCCATTTCCCAGATACGAATAGCCGCCATCAAGGCCTGTGGCCGATCCAGCAAATGCGCAGGATGATCCGGTGCGCCGCCGATAATCGCAATGCGTGGCCGGTTTTCCACCAGCCGCCCGACAACATCGCGGATTTCGGGCACCGCAAATTTCCGATCGCTGGCAACAACCGGGTTTTCATTCACCGCATCACGCAAAAGACGGACAACCGTAATCGGCTGATTGGCCAACCCCTGAATACAGTCGCGATAGGGATTGGCTTTTTCATCAATGGTGATGGCATTGGGGATGGATCGGGATTGGGGCATGATCGTCTCTGACTGCGGGATATCGGGGCTGCGGAATACTGGCGATTATGGCGTAACGTTACTTCGTTCTGAGCAGACTATCAGACAAGTCCGCCGTCGACGATAAAGCTTTGTGACGAACATGCCGATGACACGTCAGATGCGAGGAAAAGCACCATCTGCGCAACATCATCCCCGACAAGTCGACGCTTGATGCATTGTTCGGACTGAATGCGCTCTTCATCTTCCGGGCTGATCCAAAGGTCAAGCTGTCGCTGGGTAATGATACAGCCCGGAATGACCGTATTGACCCGGATACCATCCGCACCCCAATCACGCGCCAGTGCGCGCGTCATGCCAACCACACCGGCTTTGGCCGTTTCATAACCGACCAGATCGGGCAGCCCCATCAAATAACTTACCGAACTGAAATTAATGATGCTGCCCCGGCCCTTCTCAGCCATGCCCTTTGCCACGGCACGCGAACAGAAAAACTGGTGTGACAGATTGACATCAAGCTTGTCACGCCATTCATCCGGCCCGGTTTCTTCGGGGCTGTGGCGATCATCACGCGCGGCATTATTGACCAGAACATCAATCACGCCGATTTTCGATGCCATTTCGGTAACGGCCTTGGGAATCCGGGCCTGATCGCGCAGATCAAGTGACATGTAATGCGGACGCACATCCAGATCGCGTTCGATTTCGGCACACAGTTTTGCCGCAGCATCATCATCGATATCAAAAAAACCGACCCGCGCCCCCTGCACACAAAAAGCCCGGACGATAGACGCCCCGATGCCCGATGCGCCACCGGTTACAAGAACCGATTTGCCGTCTATGTCGTGATAACTCGCTGTCATGACGTTCCCTGACTTGTTTTCATCTTTTATTTTTCACTATCAAATTAAATGCTGCGCTGCATCAACTCAAATCCACATGGAATCAACTAAACATGCGGTTTAATGATGGATTTGAGCCTGAAAAGCGAGATTTTTAATTTGTTCATTAAAAAAAATTTGACAGGACGGATCGAAGGCGTCAACATTTTTTCGACAACAAAAATAAATGTCACTGCAAGACACATATCATTCAGGGAAGAAACAGATGAAAAAACTCCTCTCCTCGGTCGCACTGGCCGGTGCCGTGCTGTTTTCCGCCAATGCCTTTGCTGACGATCTGATCGTTGGCGTCAGCTGGTCGAACTTCCAGGAAGAACGCTGGAAAACCGACGAAGCCGCCATTGTGAAGGCACTGGAAGCAGCCGGCGCAGAATATATCAGCGCAGATGCCCAAAGCTCTCCGTCCAAACAGCTTTCCGATATCGAAAGCCTGATTTCGCGTGGCGCAGATGCCCTTATCGTTCTGGCACAGGATTCCTCATCCATTGGTGCTGCAGTCACACAGGCGATCAATGAAGGCATTCCGGTGGTTGGCTACGACCGCCTGATCGAAGACCCGAACGCCTATTACATTACGTTCAACAACAAGGAAGTCGGCCGTCTTCAGGCCGAAGCCGTGTTTGCCGAACAGCCGAAAGGCAATTACGTCTTCATCAAAGGCGCACCGACCGACCCGAACGCCAATATCCTGCATGAAGGCCAGCTTGAAATCCTTCAGGCCGCTATCGATAGCGGCGACATCAAAGTCGTCGGCGAAGCTTATACCGATAGCTGGCAGCCCGCCATCGCCCAGCGCAACATGGAACAGTTCCTGACCGCTGCCGATAACAAGGTTGATGCCGTTGTCGCCTCGAACGATGGCACTGCTGGCGGCGTGGTTGCCGCCCTCTCGGCACAGGGCATGCAGGGCATCCCGGTTTCCGGTCAGGATGGTGATCACGCCGCACTTAACCGTGTTGCTCTTGGCACCCAGACGGTTTCGGTCTGGAAAGATGCCCGCCTTCTGGGACAGCGCGCAGCCGAAATCGCGGTTGAGCTGGCAAAAGGTGCAAAACTTGGCGATGTCGAAGGCACTCAGGACTGGAACAGCCCGAACGGCGTCACCATGAAATCCTACTTCCTTGATCCGGTGGCGATAACCCAGAACAAGCTTGATCTTGTGATTGATGCAGGCTGGGTATCGAAAGACGTCGTCTGCAAAGGGGTTGAAAGCGGCAAGGTCGCTGCCTGTAACTAGGCAGGTTTCCTCCCTCCGACCTTGTTAAACCCCGGGGCCGGCCGCAC is part of the Thalassospira lucentensis genome and harbors:
- a CDS encoding dihydroxy-acid dehydratase; translated protein: MPQSRSIPNAITIDEKANPYRDCIQGLANQPITVVRLLRDAVNENPVVASDRKFAVPEIRDVVGRLVENRPRIAIIGGAPDHPAHLLDRPQALMAAIRIWEMGGVPFLFHVPVICDGTAQNNIGQSYSLASRNHTAAAVNITFEGHSYHAAYVIAGCDKSPAAVVAGLAAADQARKYRGDQAPVWAVFAPSHVLKGGEIPDGTRRLLDKIADDADRAGHDDLGGDIRENMRYILQCTSDEAFAGLLDRARLLGIIDGKMERRVLDELAGATCDSKGGICAFNGTGNSSRTMLAAFGLTPPELELLTDVPPYAAVAAGIDALFGVFNKAEYAISNLLKRNFANFVRIHNATGSSSNMLLHLPFMMRYAGFDVTIDDYQDVRLKTPVPEIFAHSLTENRDTFVLAQQMAEGKNRGMESIYRVLADLGVAMDLDAPTVLGKTWGERIADLEKPVDLSLGDKSVIRATPVRKRSGVDVLTGSFFENCAVKTSGMSDHLIEHFDNHVFIVRYYENEHVCNADFASPDLVTRLIETDGVDEDLIAAVVRRNGGNRVDMDAPKDMLAQGHLSFAFVIGGQGPEAYGMPEMFSPSQNLRHHRILEASSMLITDGRYSGVTKGACIGHMVPEAFSGGGIGHLRDGDVLRLDLTKNMLDWLDRDAFLAGTETAGSPIDLADRAPLFAERQKRMVARQYDIAASNVMDHVSNAARGIVPGVVDRRAVNPWRN
- a CDS encoding efflux transporter outer membrane subunit, yielding MITRILKTGTILSMIALAGCSSLTETRYSRPDIAAENSWNGSATTSDNSRASDIAATQDWWQNFGDDQLDALIARALERNNDLAAATIKVRKAQLTAGLAEDDLYPDFSGGADASVSRDLDEDNGSTRSFGTNAGISYELDLWGKLGHDYDAARWEALATLEDRESTALSLIGTTATLYWQAVYYQQRLDIAQASIDYAQQTLDLVDVQYASGSTSSLELFEARQNLESQLADYTQIEQSLTETKNALSILFDRPPGDIAIPRATLPSDALPDVAAGLPSELLSRRPDVRAAELRLKESVSDLNSVKTSLLPTLTLTGDLGTSSDQLRNLLQNPIGTLGASLALPFLNWNEGQLNIKVSEAEYEQAVAEFRQTAYEAMSDVENALSARTQYDRRAARLEAALDAARNAERIYETRFRSGAVAMQDWLDAQETRRTAEESVLANQLDRITNLITLYQALGGDATPANAQTSPAPDTSAA
- a CDS encoding SDR family oxidoreductase, encoding MTASYHDIDGKSVLVTGGASGIGASIVRAFCVQGARVGFFDIDDDAAAKLCAEIERDLDVRPHYMSLDLRDQARIPKAVTEMASKIGVIDVLVNNAARDDRHSPEETGPDEWRDKLDVNLSHQFFCSRAVAKGMAEKGRGSIINFSSVSYLMGLPDLVGYETAKAGVVGMTRALARDWGADGIRVNTVIPGCIITQRQLDLWISPEDEERIQSEQCIKRRLVGDDVAQMVLFLASDVSSACSSQSFIVDGGLV
- the xylF gene encoding D-xylose ABC transporter substrate-binding protein, with translation MKKLLSSVALAGAVLFSANAFADDLIVGVSWSNFQEERWKTDEAAIVKALEAAGAEYISADAQSSPSKQLSDIESLISRGADALIVLAQDSSSIGAAVTQAINEGIPVVGYDRLIEDPNAYYITFNNKEVGRLQAEAVFAEQPKGNYVFIKGAPTDPNANILHEGQLEILQAAIDSGDIKVVGEAYTDSWQPAIAQRNMEQFLTAADNKVDAVVASNDGTAGGVVAALSAQGMQGIPVSGQDGDHAALNRVALGTQTVSVWKDARLLGQRAAEIAVELAKGAKLGDVEGTQDWNSPNGVTMKSYFLDPVAITQNKLDLVIDAGWVSKDVVCKGVESGKVAACN
- a CDS encoding MacB family efflux pump subunit encodes the protein MNQIGSNTHKTPLIEIRDLWRHYPAGEDRIAVLKGVNLTIERGEMVAIIGASGSGKSTLMNILGCLDRPTGGEYRVNGRLTGNLEPDELAALRREYFGFIFQRYHLLSDLSALGNVEVPSIYAGFDAETRRDRAMDILTRVGLGDRIHHRPSQLSGGQQQRVSIARALMNGGDVILADEPTGALDSQSGAQTLELLRNLHRDGHTVILVTHDHDVAAHAERIIEIRDGEIIRDERQTQAFIQSGPRKKVENHTHRSSRIRAEIDRFTEAFKMALVAMNAHRLRTFLTMLGIIIGIASVVSVVALGQGSQDRILADISSIATNTIDVNRGKDFGDRDASQIRTLTAADADVLSTQYYVDSVTPRVSSTVTLRYGNIEVDATVAGVGTDYYRVRGYEMADGIWFNSLAVDKRSQDAVIDDNTREKLFPNGEDPLGQVIFLGTVPVRIIGVTAPKDSTFGNNDSLNIWVPYTTALTRILGQNYLSSITVRIDDAVQTALAQQNIETLLTQRHGVKDFFTINTDTIRETIEKTTSTMTLLISSIAVISLIVGGIGVMNIMLVSVTERTGEIGVRMAVGARQSDILRQFLIEAVLVCILGGALGVLTALGIGVLFDAMGSSFSMVYSTTSIVAAFACATLIGISFGFLPARNAARLDPVDALSRD